From Lolium perenne isolate Kyuss_39 chromosome 5, Kyuss_2.0, whole genome shotgun sequence, a single genomic window includes:
- the LOC127303893 gene encoding glucan endo-1,3-beta-D-glucosidase-like has protein sequence MEWGPERSYADNQSVIDWPPTEISTRACAATQNRNRHGAQVYKIGTVKYRSIDGDLVGVVGDAWALKTAPLSTTWHSTRGVNDDGVGEVVAALRKDVDSLATSPITTTSSYFYGKAIARAARLALIAEEVGCPDAIPAVHKFLKANITPWLDGSFQGNGFLYDSKWGGLVTKQGLQDSGADFGFGIYNDHHYHLGYFLYAIAVLAKIDPSWGRKYMSQAYSMVADFMTLSRKCGASYTRLRTFDLWKLHSWAGGLTEFGDGRNQESTSEAVNGYYSAALLGLSYGDAHLVSVGATLTAFEMLAAQTWWHVREGEGIYEDDFSGNNRVVGVLWANKRDSGLWFAPPEWKECRLGIQLLPLLPISEALFPDTGFVKDLVTWTTPALARDGVGEGWKGFVYALEGIYDKESALAKTRALSSHDDGNTLTNLLWWLHSRGDSSGRCCWYRQYGH, from the exons ATGGAGTGGGGCCCGGAGCGAAGT TACGCGGATAATCAGTCAGTCATTGATTGGCCTCCGACGGAGATATCCACGCGCGCGTGCGCGGCGACACAAAATCGGAACCGTCACGGCGCGCAGGTGTACAAAATCGGAACCGTCAAGTACCGCAGCATCGACGGCGACCTGGTCGGCGTCGTCGGCGACGCGTGGGCTCTCAAGACCGCCCCGCTCTCCACGACATGGCACTCCACCCGCGGCGTCAACGACGACGGGGTCGGCGAGGTCGTGGCCGCGCTGCGCAAGGACGTCGACAGCCTCGCCACCAGCCCCATCACCACCACCTCTTCCTACTTCTACGGCAAGGCGATCGCCAGGGCGGCGAGGCTGGCGCTGATCGCCGAGGAGGTCGGGTGCCCCGACGCCATCCCGGCGGTGCACAAGTTCTTGAAGGCCAACATCACGCCGTGGCTGGACGGCAGCTTCCAGGGGAACGGCTTCCTGTACGACTCCAAATGGGGCGGCCTCGTCACCAAGCAGGGGCTGCAGGACTCCGGCGCCGACTTCGGCTTCGGCATCTACAACGACCACCACTACCATCTCGGCTACTTCCTCTACGCCATCGCCGTGCTCGCCAAGATCGACCCGTCCTGGGGGAGGAAGTACATGTCCCAGGCCTACTCCATGGTCGCCGACTTCATGACGCTGTCGCGCAAGTGCGGCGCCAGCTACACCCGGCTGCGGACATTCGACCTCTGGAAGCTGCATTCCTGGGCCGGAGGCCTCACGGAGTTCGGCGACGGGCGCAACCAGGAGAGCACCAGCGAGGCCGTGAACGGCTACTACTCCGCCGCGCTCCTGGGACTGAGCTACGGGGACGCGCATCTTGTGTCTGTTGGCGCCACGCTCACCGCGTTCGAGATGCTGGCGGCGCAGACGTGGTGGCACGTCCGGGAGGGCGAAGGGATCTACGAGGACGACTTCAGCGGCAACAACCGCGTCGTCGGCGTGCTCTGGGCCAACAAGAGGGACAGCGGGCTCTGGTTCGCGCCGCCCGAGTGGAAGGAGTGCAGGCTGGGCATCCAGCTCCTGCCTCTCCTGCCCATCAGTGAGGCCCTCTTCCCGGACACCGGGTTCGTCAAGGACCTGGTGACCTGGACCACGCCGGCGTTGGCCAGGGACGGCGTCGGAGAAGGGTGGAAGGGGTTTGTGTACGCCTTGGAGGGCATCTACGACAAGGAGTCAGCATTGGCCAAGACCCGGGCCCTGTCATCCCATGATGACGGTAACACGCTGACGAACCTTCTGTGGTGGCTCCATAGCCGCGGCGACAGCTCCGGCAGGTGCTGCTGGTATCGCCAATACGGCCACTGA